The Lacrimispora xylanolytica genome has a segment encoding these proteins:
- a CDS encoding methyl-accepting chemotaxis protein yields the protein MKSFKDFKITKKLLTGFFSMVFLMIVIGCVGTFGLIRMTQASNYLYEKQTAPIDDMIHAIEALTQIRINVRDAVIHAGDVQKISELEKVCEESSTEFIKRMEIYRSTITDSASLLLLDETETMFKEKYMPLVQSVISLSKENKADQAVKAIETSMEDTKAMMSNMDILVDNRMAEADKTSDDNSALALELIILLVVFLLLGAAAALFLGFRIAKAISSPIGLVVNAAERIALGRVDIDLSEVDSKDETGQLAQAFLRMLEGIKKQVEVADIISNGDFTKEVPLRSSEDVMGMALQRIQADLNQTMHAIRTVATEVNSGAEQVSDAAQALSSGATEQAATVEELNASVSSVAIKAEENAVTVQKAAEYVAQAGAGVTESNEYMQNLNEAMSEIGASSHEISKITKLVEDIAFQTNILALNAAVEAARAGDAGKGFAVVADEVRTLAARSAEAAKQTADLIQKSVATVGEGGRLADITRNLLLDVSQKASLVGDAIHEIEASSTEQAAAIEQINQGLSQVSSVVQTNAATAEESSASSEELAAQAQILNQEVNKFRLKV from the coding sequence ATGAAGAGTTTTAAGGATTTTAAAATTACGAAAAAGTTACTGACCGGATTTTTTAGTATGGTATTTCTTATGATCGTGATCGGGTGTGTGGGAACTTTTGGCTTGATAAGAATGACTCAGGCCAGTAACTACCTATATGAAAAGCAGACAGCCCCCATTGATGATATGATTCATGCCATTGAAGCCCTCACTCAGATACGGATTAATGTCAGGGATGCTGTAATTCATGCAGGAGATGTCCAGAAAATTTCTGAACTAGAAAAGGTCTGTGAGGAGAGTTCCACAGAATTCATAAAAAGAATGGAGATATACCGTTCTACCATAACGGATTCAGCTTCTCTTCTTCTTTTAGATGAGACAGAAACCATGTTTAAGGAAAAATATATGCCTCTGGTTCAATCGGTGATTTCTCTCTCAAAAGAGAACAAAGCGGACCAGGCAGTAAAAGCCATTGAAACCAGCATGGAAGACACCAAAGCCATGATGAGTAACATGGACATACTGGTGGACAACCGAATGGCAGAAGCCGATAAAACCAGTGATGACAATTCCGCCTTGGCATTGGAACTGATTATTTTACTGGTGGTCTTTCTTTTACTTGGTGCAGCAGCAGCCTTATTTTTGGGATTTCGGATTGCCAAAGCAATCAGCAGTCCCATCGGACTGGTTGTAAATGCGGCGGAGCGGATTGCTCTGGGCCGGGTTGATATTGATTTGAGTGAAGTTGATTCCAAAGATGAAACAGGACAGCTTGCTCAGGCATTTTTAAGAATGCTGGAGGGAATCAAAAAGCAGGTAGAGGTTGCAGATATTATCAGCAATGGAGATTTTACAAAGGAAGTTCCACTGCGTTCCTCTGAAGATGTAATGGGTATGGCTCTGCAGAGGATTCAAGCGGATTTGAACCAGACCATGCATGCCATTCGTACGGTAGCTACTGAGGTCAATTCCGGTGCAGAACAGGTTTCCGATGCTGCCCAGGCACTTTCCTCCGGAGCAACAGAACAGGCGGCAACGGTGGAAGAACTCAATGCTTCTGTCAGCAGCGTAGCCATTAAGGCAGAAGAAAATGCAGTCACCGTACAAAAAGCAGCGGAATATGTGGCTCAGGCAGGAGCGGGCGTGACGGAAAGCAATGAATATATGCAGAACTTAAATGAGGCTATGTCAGAGATAGGCGCTTCTTCTCATGAGATTTCTAAAATCACAAAGCTGGTGGAGGACATTGCCTTCCAGACCAATATATTGGCATTAAATGCAGCCGTGGAAGCAGCCAGGGCAGGAGATGCAGGAAAGGGATTTGCAGTGGTCGCAGATGAGGTCCGGACACTGGCGGCACGGTCAGCAGAAGCAGCCAAACAGACGGCAGATTTGATTCAGAAGTCCGTAGCAACGGTAGGAGAAGGCGGAAGACTGGCAGATATCACAAGAAACCTTTTGCTTGACGTATCACAAAAGGCTTCTTTGGTAGGGGATGCAATACACGAAATCGAGGCCTCCTCCACAGAACAGGCCGCTGCCATAGAACAGATCAATCAGGGGCTGTCACAGGTTTCTTCTGTAGTTCAGACCAATGCTGCGACAGCCGAGGAAAGCTCTGCATCCAGTGAGGAGCTGGCGGCTCAGGCTCAGATTCTTAATCAGGAGGTCAACAAGTTCCGGCTGAAGGTATAA
- a CDS encoding site-specific integrase, with amino-acid sequence MPRKGENIYKRKDGRWEGRSLRANGKYRYFYASTYREVRAKMKEAWQEREAEKKNTIPLPTNPGELFQSWLSDTVSERVKPTTYESYYHCIHGYVIPYFKSIENQPMSQSCVCGFVKSISENASISQTYKRKIISVFKMSIREIYKDYPNQPKLLEAAVLPTGKTHQEVSVFTMKEQRILEQAAFMSPDKRALGIILCFYTGIRLGELCALRWRDIDLEAGTMYIGNTVSRIRNFQSVESKTMLHIGTPKSKTSTRKIPLPGFLLELAKELKPGIKSEEHFILSNKNTPFEPRVYQKLYKRILKDTGIKDRKFHAIRHTFATRALEVGVDIKTLSEILGHSNVTITLNIYAHSLMEQKKAAIEKLNMMHVTQMKVV; translated from the coding sequence ATGCCGCGCAAAGGAGAGAATATTTATAAACGAAAAGATGGCCGCTGGGAAGGAAGAAGCTTAAGAGCCAACGGCAAATACCGGTATTTCTATGCAAGTACTTATCGGGAGGTACGGGCCAAGATGAAGGAAGCCTGGCAGGAAAGGGAGGCTGAGAAGAAAAATACCATTCCCCTTCCAACAAATCCAGGGGAGCTGTTTCAGAGCTGGCTTTCAGACACGGTATCTGAGAGGGTGAAGCCAACCACTTATGAGAGTTATTATCATTGTATTCATGGGTACGTAATTCCCTATTTTAAATCCATAGAAAATCAGCCCATGTCCCAGTCCTGTGTTTGTGGATTTGTGAAGTCAATCTCTGAGAACGCTTCCATCTCCCAGACATATAAAAGAAAGATCATTTCTGTGTTTAAGATGTCTATCAGGGAAATATATAAAGATTACCCTAATCAGCCCAAGCTTTTGGAAGCGGCTGTCTTACCAACCGGGAAAACTCATCAGGAGGTCAGCGTTTTTACCATGAAGGAGCAGAGAATACTGGAGCAGGCTGCATTCATGTCTCCGGATAAAAGAGCACTGGGTATCATTCTGTGCTTTTATACGGGCATACGCTTAGGAGAGCTTTGTGCCCTTCGCTGGCGTGATATTGATCTGGAGGCAGGGACTATGTACATTGGAAATACGGTATCCCGCATTCGGAATTTTCAGTCGGTGGAAAGCAAAACAATGCTTCACATAGGAACGCCAAAAAGTAAAACCTCCACCAGAAAGATTCCTTTACCTGGATTTTTGTTAGAGCTTGCAAAAGAACTAAAGCCAGGAATTAAATCCGAGGAACATTTTATACTTTCTAACAAAAATACGCCTTTTGAGCCCCGTGTTTATCAGAAGCTATATAAAAGAATTCTGAAAGATACAGGAATTAAGGACAGAAAATTTCATGCCATCAGACATACATTTGCAACCAGGGCGCTGGAGGTTGGGGTAGACATTAAAACACTCAGTGAGATTTTAGGACATTCTAATGTTACAATCACCTTAAATATCTATGCCCATTCCCTGATGGAGCAGAAGAAGGCAGCCATAGAAAAGCTGAATATGATGCATGTGACTCAAATGAAAGTCGTTTGA
- a CDS encoding FAD-binding oxidoreductase, producing the protein MNTCNFEGLTGRVVTPDDPFYQELRQVYNRAVNKFPLAIVFCQNEADVSNAVLWSRSHCVSLRIRSGGHNYEGYSTGNDILDIDLSEFNQIAINEALSLVTVQGGVTNKQVYETVSALGYPFPGGTCPTVGVSGYALGGGWGLSCRYLGLGCDNLVQLRLVNYEGVVLTASDTENPDLYWALRGGGGGNFGVVTSMTFRLPPKVSNVTLIDIRYSNADREKQSLFIQTWQDWLMDADIRVTLVSRIFNSQEEGLGIIARGIFYGPPEAALGIVKPLLELGGVRYSLRSLTFLEAVTIIGEFYPPYESFQSASRFVLRDFSECETCQLAGLIAERPRGSVYTALSFYALGGRVSETASNETAFFYRNAHYITWLNTVFESCKCENSDWINERFCYLKSVTEGSYVNFPYGLLPCYLKEYYGSNACRLKKVKKRYDPYNVFSFPQGILKKPPCL; encoded by the coding sequence ATGAATACTTGTAATTTTGAAGGTCTTACCGGCCGTGTGGTGACACCAGATGACCCTTTCTACCAGGAGTTAAGACAAGTTTACAACCGAGCTGTCAATAAATTCCCACTTGCCATCGTTTTCTGTCAAAACGAGGCGGATGTAAGCAATGCCGTCTTATGGTCCAGATCACACTGTGTATCCCTGCGTATCCGAAGCGGAGGACACAATTACGAAGGCTATTCCACAGGAAATGATATTCTTGATATTGATCTAAGTGAATTCAATCAGATTGCCATAAATGAAGCTTTAAGTCTTGTCACCGTTCAGGGAGGCGTTACCAATAAGCAGGTCTATGAAACTGTTTCAGCCCTGGGATATCCCTTTCCAGGCGGTACCTGCCCTACCGTTGGTGTAAGCGGTTATGCCCTGGGAGGCGGTTGGGGACTCTCCTGCCGGTATCTGGGGCTGGGCTGCGATAATTTGGTGCAGCTGCGGCTTGTGAACTATGAAGGTGTCGTCCTGACAGCCAGCGATACGGAAAATCCAGATCTTTACTGGGCCCTTCGAGGAGGCGGAGGCGGAAACTTTGGCGTAGTCACCTCTATGACCTTCCGGCTTCCACCAAAGGTCTCAAACGTTACACTCATCGATATCCGTTATTCCAATGCTGACCGGGAAAAGCAGTCCTTATTTATCCAGACCTGGCAGGATTGGCTGATGGATGCAGATATCAGGGTCACTCTTGTTTCACGAATCTTTAATTCACAGGAGGAGGGCCTGGGAATCATTGCAAGAGGTATCTTTTATGGTCCCCCGGAAGCTGCTCTTGGTATTGTAAAACCCCTATTAGAGCTTGGAGGTGTAAGATACAGTTTAAGAAGCCTTACCTTTTTAGAAGCTGTCACCATCATTGGAGAATTTTATCCTCCCTATGAATCGTTTCAGTCTGCCAGCCGTTTTGTCCTTCGTGATTTCAGCGAATGTGAAACGTGTCAGCTGGCGGGTCTGATTGCAGAGCGACCCAGGGGTTCTGTCTATACTGCTCTTTCCTTTTATGCTTTAGGAGGAAGGGTCTCAGAGACTGCATCAAATGAAACTGCATTCTTCTACCGAAACGCACATTATATCACATGGCTAAATACTGTATTTGAAAGCTGCAAGTGTGAAAATTCTGACTGGATCAACGAACGATTCTGCTATTTGAAATCTGTTACGGAGGGCTCCTATGTTAATTTCCCCTATGGTCTACTCCCCTGCTATCTAAAAGAATATTATGGAAGCAATGCCTGCCGGTTAAAGAAAGTAAAAAAACGTTATGATCCTTATAATGTTTTCTCCTTCCCTCAGGGAATTCTAAAAAAGCCACCGTGCCTATAA